In Actinoplanes sp. NBC_00393, a single genomic region encodes these proteins:
- a CDS encoding P-loop NTPase fold protein: protein MAEGQQLTDSHRRSRRDRGSRPLVRLLGAGPLVFLALFVWAFAAAHTTLAAISVGVVLIGAAVLVAVTASVDGLDLFLERQRARVEEHAAGFLRSQYKSTAIRESGTPEFQRLRAAYPEFWGDAVRAATEPPAEIFNALTGPRRAGIRGLVPLVLTLIAALIVAGLLIQFLVKPARTLIQALYEGTLLPADVARRWTFAVRANELPEIDLYLLLGCLALAVAAVLRAAPGRLLSWIMPAANWSMAADKIIQDRLRAAFERHADGPAGAAEHEDEADEVGADDAGRPAPVLPRMPISPTLADASADRLVVRSEIEQVRTLVFFLGAHAVAISGSRGVGKTTMLRSLTEDAADADTFGLMISAPVRYEPRDFMLHLYAQLCEAVLRRPGRTKPARLRRLAAGLMRLLFVCCVLAVLFPGTRELLVDRYPLPELTGTYVLLGLTCYLLARGLRAAEQTSGAQLSAEATRRLRQIRYLQTMSVEHAGQAAPLSVQLGWKWGRQWAEQPQSLPDVVAAYREFTTEVAAWWRAETGGRGKLVIAIDELDRIAEPELAETFLNEIKAIFGVEHCAYLVAVSEEALANFERRVVRARTVFDSAFDHIVHLRPMLMSDSVALLRNRVSGVPSRFWMLCHCLAGGMPRDVLRVARTMFELHRRSTAGSDLDAVATQLVSLEVHAVKRGFSRVAAEGGDPKLMADDSWPRITSDGLRAAADEQASTALAAALLYYSVVLQVFQPDTEPDWATDLARVHQQLATDPPAAIQWLRQMQADLAG from the coding sequence GTGGCAGAAGGCCAGCAGTTGACGGACTCCCACCGGCGCAGCCGGCGAGACCGCGGGTCACGCCCGCTCGTCCGGCTGCTCGGCGCCGGGCCGCTGGTCTTTCTGGCGCTGTTCGTCTGGGCCTTCGCCGCCGCCCACACGACGCTGGCGGCGATCTCCGTCGGCGTGGTCCTGATCGGCGCAGCGGTGCTCGTGGCGGTCACGGCGAGCGTCGACGGCCTCGACCTGTTCCTGGAGCGGCAACGGGCCCGGGTCGAGGAGCACGCCGCCGGCTTTCTGCGCAGCCAGTACAAGAGCACGGCCATCCGGGAGAGCGGCACACCGGAGTTCCAGCGGCTGCGCGCCGCGTACCCGGAATTCTGGGGCGATGCCGTGCGGGCCGCGACCGAACCGCCTGCCGAGATCTTCAATGCGCTGACCGGCCCGCGCCGGGCCGGGATCCGCGGCCTGGTGCCGCTGGTGCTGACCCTGATCGCCGCCCTGATCGTGGCGGGGTTGCTCATCCAATTTCTGGTCAAGCCAGCAAGAACACTGATACAAGCCCTGTACGAGGGCACCCTGCTGCCCGCCGATGTGGCCCGCCGATGGACCTTCGCGGTCCGCGCCAACGAACTGCCGGAGATCGACCTCTATCTGCTGCTCGGCTGCCTGGCGCTCGCGGTCGCCGCCGTGCTGCGGGCCGCGCCGGGCCGGCTGCTCTCCTGGATCATGCCGGCGGCGAACTGGAGCATGGCCGCTGACAAGATCATCCAGGATCGGCTGCGCGCGGCCTTCGAACGGCACGCCGACGGTCCGGCGGGAGCGGCTGAGCACGAGGACGAGGCGGACGAAGTCGGCGCGGACGATGCGGGAAGGCCCGCCCCGGTGCTGCCGCGGATGCCGATCTCGCCCACCCTGGCCGATGCGAGCGCCGACCGCCTCGTCGTGCGTTCGGAGATCGAGCAGGTCCGCACGCTGGTGTTCTTCCTCGGCGCGCACGCAGTGGCGATCAGCGGCTCGCGCGGTGTCGGCAAGACGACGATGCTGCGGTCGTTGACCGAGGACGCGGCGGACGCCGACACGTTCGGGCTGATGATCTCGGCGCCGGTGCGGTACGAGCCGCGGGATTTCATGCTGCACCTGTACGCCCAGTTGTGCGAGGCGGTGCTCCGGCGTCCGGGCCGTACCAAGCCGGCGAGGCTGCGCCGCCTCGCCGCCGGCCTGATGCGGCTCCTGTTCGTCTGCTGCGTGCTGGCGGTGCTGTTCCCCGGCACCCGCGAGCTGCTGGTGGACCGTTATCCGCTGCCTGAGCTGACCGGCACGTACGTCCTGCTCGGCCTGACGTGCTACCTGCTGGCGCGCGGCCTGCGGGCGGCCGAGCAGACCAGCGGCGCACAGTTGTCGGCCGAGGCGACCCGCCGGCTGCGGCAGATCCGGTACCTGCAGACGATGTCGGTCGAGCACGCCGGCCAGGCCGCGCCGCTGTCGGTGCAGCTGGGTTGGAAGTGGGGCCGGCAGTGGGCGGAGCAGCCGCAGAGCCTGCCGGACGTGGTGGCCGCCTACCGGGAGTTCACCACCGAGGTGGCGGCGTGGTGGCGGGCCGAGACGGGCGGCCGCGGCAAGCTGGTGATCGCGATCGACGAGCTGGACCGGATCGCCGAGCCGGAGCTGGCCGAGACGTTCCTCAACGAGATCAAGGCGATCTTCGGGGTGGAACACTGCGCGTACCTGGTCGCGGTCTCGGAGGAGGCGCTGGCCAACTTCGAGCGCCGGGTGGTGCGTGCCCGTACGGTCTTCGACAGCGCCTTCGACCACATCGTGCACCTGCGCCCGATGCTGATGTCCGACTCGGTGGCCCTGCTGCGCAATCGCGTGTCCGGCGTACCGTCGCGGTTCTGGATGCTGTGCCACTGCCTGGCCGGCGGCATGCCGCGCGATGTGCTGCGCGTGGCGCGCACGATGTTCGAACTGCATCGCCGGTCCACGGCCGGCTCGGACCTGGACGCGGTGGCCACGCAGCTGGTGTCTCTCGAGGTCCACGCGGTGAAGCGGGGTTTCAGCAGGGTGGCCGCCGAGGGTGGCGATCCGAAGCTGATGGCCGACGACTCGTGGCCGCGGATCACCAGTGACGGCTTGCGCGCAGCCGCCGACGAGCAGGCATCGACCGCGCTGGCGGCGGCCCTGCTCTACTACTCGGTGGTGCTGCAGGTGTTCCAGCCGGACACCGAGCCGGACTGGGCGACCGACCTGGCCCGCGTGCACCAGCAACTGGCGACGGATCCGCCGGCGGCGATCCAGTGGCTGCGGCAGATGCAGGCGGACCTGGCCGGCTAG
- a CDS encoding EamA family transporter, protein MTDTLPRIETAPRRTSSTAVGLVLAGALSVQFGSAVAALLFPKAGVAGVVALRLTIAAVLMLLVCRPRLRGHRRADWLLVAGFAVALAGMNTLIYQAIDRIPLGTAVTIEVLGPLLLSVVMARRAASWLWAGFAATGVVLLGYQGFERLNPAGAAYALGAAVMWAAYIVFSARTGRRFPKADGLALAMAGAALLTLPFGVAASGTALLHPATLALGAAVAMLSSVLPYTLELLALRRMATATFGVLTSLGPAIAVLAGFLVLGQRLTWVELLAVALVIAASVGAVRTR, encoded by the coding sequence GTGACCGACACCCTGCCGCGCATCGAGACCGCACCCCGGCGCACCAGCTCGACCGCGGTCGGCCTGGTGCTCGCCGGCGCGCTGTCGGTGCAGTTCGGCTCGGCGGTCGCCGCCTTGCTGTTCCCGAAGGCCGGCGTCGCCGGGGTGGTCGCCCTGCGCCTCACCATCGCGGCGGTGCTGATGCTGCTGGTCTGCCGGCCGCGGCTGCGCGGGCACCGCCGGGCGGACTGGCTGCTGGTCGCCGGGTTCGCGGTCGCACTGGCCGGTATGAACACGCTGATCTATCAGGCCATCGACCGGATTCCGCTCGGCACCGCGGTCACCATCGAGGTACTCGGGCCGCTGCTGCTGTCGGTCGTGATGGCCCGGCGGGCCGCGAGCTGGCTATGGGCCGGGTTTGCCGCGACCGGCGTCGTTCTGCTCGGCTACCAGGGCTTCGAGCGGCTGAATCCGGCCGGCGCGGCGTACGCCCTCGGCGCGGCGGTCATGTGGGCTGCGTACATCGTCTTCTCCGCCCGGACCGGCCGCCGCTTCCCGAAGGCCGACGGCCTGGCCCTGGCGATGGCCGGCGCCGCCCTGCTCACCCTGCCCTTCGGCGTCGCCGCGAGCGGAACCGCCCTGCTGCACCCGGCCACCCTGGCGCTCGGCGCCGCCGTGGCGATGCTGTCGTCGGTGCTGCCCTACACCCTCGAACTCCTCGCCCTGCGCCGGATGGCCACCGCCACCTTCGGCGTGCTGACCAGCCTCGGCCCGGCGATCGCGGTGCTCGCCGGCTTCCTGGTCCTCGGCCAGCGGCTGACCTGGGTGGAACTCCTGGCCGTCGCCCTCGTCATCGCCGCCAGCGTCGGCGCGGTCCGCACCCGCTAG
- a CDS encoding LysR family transcriptional regulator: MTVDLRHLRAFLAIAAEGSITRAATSLRLTQPALSRTLRQLEEHLGVRLADRSTHHLELTPAGRAFHERARAAVAAVDEVLDPARAGSWPLRLGHAWSALGARTTTVLREWQAAHPLIPLQLLRIDDRTAGLAQGRTDVVVLRDPVELPGEVASLLLATEARVAAVPADSDLARREVCTLADLSDWTVALNTVTGTTTLDLWPPGTTPARTVEVANTDDWLAAISAGRTVGVTSTATAATYPYPAVAYVPLTGAPPIELHVAWREPPSHPATADLVALLRAVCN; the protein is encoded by the coding sequence ATGACCGTCGACCTGCGGCATCTGCGCGCCTTCCTGGCGATCGCCGCCGAGGGCAGCATCACGCGGGCGGCCACGAGCCTGCGCCTGACCCAGCCGGCGCTGTCCCGCACACTGCGGCAGTTGGAGGAGCACCTCGGGGTCCGGCTGGCCGACCGGTCCACGCATCATCTGGAGCTGACGCCGGCCGGGCGCGCCTTCCACGAGCGGGCCCGGGCCGCGGTCGCTGCGGTCGACGAGGTCCTGGATCCGGCCCGCGCCGGGTCGTGGCCGCTGCGGCTCGGGCATGCCTGGTCGGCGCTCGGGGCTCGCACCACGACCGTGTTGCGCGAGTGGCAGGCCGCCCACCCGCTCATTCCCCTGCAGTTGCTGCGCATCGACGACCGGACCGCCGGGCTGGCGCAGGGCCGCACCGACGTGGTCGTGCTGCGCGACCCGGTGGAGCTGCCCGGTGAGGTGGCCAGCCTGCTGCTGGCCACCGAGGCGCGGGTGGCGGCGGTGCCCGCCGACAGCGACCTGGCCCGGCGCGAGGTCTGCACGCTGGCGGACCTCAGCGACTGGACGGTCGCGCTCAACACCGTGACGGGTACGACCACGCTGGATCTCTGGCCACCGGGCACCACCCCGGCGAGGACGGTCGAGGTCGCCAACACCGACGACTGGCTGGCCGCGATCAGCGCCGGGCGGACCGTCGGGGTGACCAGCACCGCCACCGCGGCCACCTACCCGTACCCGGCCGTGGCCTACGTCCCGCTGACCGGCGCCCCGCCGATCGAGCTGCACGTGGCCTGGCGGGAACCGCCCAGCCATCCCGCGACGGCGGATCTGGTCGCGCTGCTCCGAGCTGTATGCAACTAG
- a CDS encoding NAD(P)H-dependent flavin oxidoreductase: MALPALLKDTLTIPVVASPMFLCSGPDLVIAQCQAGVVGSFPALNARPANLLGAWLDRITSENAAYAAANPGAKVAPFAVNQIVHRSNRRLEQDMAVIVEHRVPIVITSLGARPEINDAVHSYGGLVLHDVISNEFARKAIDKGADGIIAVAAGAGGHAGTQSPFALVQEIRSWFDGPLLLSGAIAHGRSILAAQAAGADLAYVGSAFLATTEAQAGAAYKEMIVAGSAKDIVYSNLFTGVHGNYLRGSIEAAGLDPDNLPGSDPSAMDFGAATATNSKAWRDIWGSGQGIGAVDAVRPARDLVTRLKSEYEAARRDLIAV; this comes from the coding sequence ATGGCCCTTCCCGCGCTGCTCAAGGACACCCTGACGATCCCGGTCGTCGCCTCCCCGATGTTCCTGTGCTCGGGACCCGACCTGGTGATCGCCCAGTGCCAGGCCGGCGTGGTCGGCTCGTTCCCGGCGCTCAACGCCCGCCCGGCCAACTTGCTCGGCGCGTGGCTCGACCGGATCACCAGCGAGAACGCCGCCTATGCCGCGGCGAATCCGGGCGCGAAGGTGGCGCCGTTCGCGGTGAACCAGATCGTGCACCGCTCCAACCGCCGCCTCGAGCAGGACATGGCGGTCATCGTCGAGCACCGGGTGCCCATCGTGATCACCTCTCTCGGCGCGCGGCCGGAGATCAACGACGCGGTGCATTCGTACGGCGGACTGGTCCTGCACGACGTGATCAGCAACGAGTTCGCGCGCAAGGCGATCGACAAGGGCGCCGACGGCATCATCGCGGTGGCCGCCGGCGCGGGCGGGCACGCCGGCACCCAGTCACCGTTCGCGCTGGTCCAGGAGATCCGCTCCTGGTTCGACGGCCCGCTGCTGCTGTCCGGCGCGATCGCACACGGCCGCTCGATCCTCGCCGCACAGGCCGCCGGCGCCGATCTGGCCTATGTGGGCAGCGCGTTCCTGGCCACCACCGAGGCACAGGCCGGCGCGGCGTACAAGGAGATGATCGTCGCCGGCAGCGCGAAGGACATCGTGTACAGCAACCTGTTCACCGGCGTACACGGCAATTATCTGCGCGGCAGCATCGAGGCCGCCGGCCTGGACCCGGACAACCTGCCCGGCTCCGACCCGTCGGCGATGGATTTCGGCGCGGCGACCGCCACGAACAGCAAGGCGTGGCGCGACATCTGGGGCTCCGGCCAGGGCATCGGCGCGGTCGACGCGGTACGCCCGGCACGCGACCTGGTAACCCGCCTGAAGAGCGAATACGAGGCCGCGCGCCGGGATCTGATCGCCGTCTAG
- a CDS encoding family 43 glycosylhydrolase, with product MLRFRAALAVLLMAAASFVAVTLRPAESQAAVSFTNPVASAPYGADPWMGYYNGYYYVAATTWNSQVVIKRATSVAALPGATESVVYTGTASNSCCNVWAPSMHRLSGPNGTRWYLYYSAGTTACCDGQRSFVLESSGDNPMGPYTFKGQLNVQANNGWAIDGSVATIGGKNYFLYSSWVGDLQSLFIAPMSNPWTVSAYGTRISYPTYDWEKQGGNTEEGPYILQRNGQTFLTFSASSCNTADYKIGMLTLTGSNPLSASSWTKKSTPLFQRSDANSVYGPGHHSFFTSPDGSETWMAYHANETTAQGCGATRTTRIKKVNFNSDGTPNLGTPDRLSTSLTAPAGDPGGGVSFPVAGTRYRLVNQASGKVLDAQNCGTANGTAIQQWTSLGNACQQWTFTKTTSNYYRITNANSGTVLDSVNCGATNGTALNLWANLNNACQEWSLTPINGGYLIANRGNGLVLDVTNCGAADGVAVRQWASLGNACQQWNITA from the coding sequence ATGCTGAGATTCCGCGCGGCGCTCGCCGTGCTCCTGATGGCGGCCGCGTCCTTCGTCGCCGTGACGCTGCGCCCGGCCGAGAGCCAGGCCGCGGTGTCGTTCACCAACCCGGTGGCGTCCGCCCCGTACGGCGCCGACCCGTGGATGGGCTACTACAACGGCTACTACTACGTGGCCGCGACCACCTGGAACTCGCAGGTCGTGATCAAGCGGGCCACCTCGGTGGCGGCGCTGCCCGGCGCGACCGAGTCGGTGGTCTACACCGGCACGGCGTCGAACAGCTGCTGCAACGTGTGGGCGCCCTCGATGCACCGGCTGTCCGGGCCGAACGGCACCCGCTGGTACCTGTACTACAGCGCCGGGACGACGGCCTGCTGCGACGGGCAGCGCTCGTTCGTGCTGGAGAGCTCCGGCGACAACCCGATGGGGCCGTACACGTTCAAGGGCCAGCTGAACGTGCAGGCCAACAACGGGTGGGCGATCGACGGCAGCGTGGCGACGATCGGCGGGAAGAACTACTTCCTGTACTCGTCGTGGGTCGGTGACCTGCAGTCGCTGTTCATCGCGCCGATGAGCAACCCGTGGACGGTCTCGGCGTACGGCACGCGGATCTCGTACCCGACCTACGACTGGGAGAAGCAGGGCGGCAACACCGAGGAGGGCCCGTACATCCTGCAGCGCAACGGGCAGACGTTCCTGACGTTCTCGGCGTCGTCGTGCAACACCGCGGACTACAAGATCGGCATGCTGACGCTGACCGGCTCGAACCCGCTGTCGGCGTCATCGTGGACGAAGAAGAGCACCCCGCTGTTCCAGCGCTCCGACGCCAACAGCGTCTACGGGCCGGGGCACCACTCGTTCTTCACCTCGCCGGACGGCTCGGAGACGTGGATGGCATACCACGCCAACGAGACCACGGCGCAGGGCTGCGGCGCGACCCGGACCACGCGGATCAAGAAGGTCAACTTCAACAGCGACGGCACCCCCAACCTGGGTACGCCGGACCGGCTCTCCACCTCGCTGACCGCCCCCGCCGGTGACCCGGGCGGCGGCGTGTCCTTCCCGGTCGCCGGCACTCGCTACCGGCTGGTCAACCAGGCCTCCGGCAAGGTCCTCGACGCGCAGAACTGCGGGACCGCGAACGGCACGGCGATCCAGCAGTGGACGTCGCTGGGCAACGCCTGCCAGCAGTGGACGTTCACGAAGACCACCAGCAACTACTACCGGATCACCAACGCCAACAGCGGCACCGTGCTCGACTCGGTGAACTGCGGCGCAACCAACGGCACCGCGCTCAACCTGTGGGCGAACCTGAACAACGCCTGCCAGGAGTGGAGCCTGACCCCCATCAACGGCGGCTACCTGATCGCCAACCGGGGCAACGGCCTGGTCCTGGACGTCACCAACTGCGGCGCCGCCGACGGCGTCGCGGTCCGCCAGTGGGCGTCGCTCGGCAACGCCTGCCAGCAGTGGAACATCACCGCCTAG
- a CDS encoding arabinan endo-1,5-alpha-L-arabinosidase, with product MRKILVAGLAGLLALVAGATAAEAAVYPNPGLVTGSTGAHDPTIVKRPAGGYLLATTGAGITLKTSADRTRFTDAGRAFPNGTSWANTYTNGDANLWAPDLSYHAGKYWMFYSASTFGSSRSAIFLATSATGASGSWANNGLVVESTTSSNFNAIDPNLIVTASGEWWLSFGSFWSGIKMVKLNPSTGKRADSTIHHLAERFVNSKSVEAPVIFYRGGYYYLFVAFDFCCRGASSTYRIMVGRSRSVTGPYVDRAGTAMTAGGGTEILASHDAIFGPGHPAVLADTDADVLVYHYYTSSGAARLGINLLGWDSSAWPYVY from the coding sequence ATGCGCAAGATCCTCGTGGCCGGCCTCGCCGGCCTGCTGGCCCTGGTGGCCGGCGCGACCGCGGCCGAGGCCGCCGTCTACCCGAACCCGGGCCTGGTCACCGGTTCCACCGGCGCGCACGACCCGACCATCGTGAAACGCCCGGCCGGCGGTTATCTGCTGGCCACCACCGGCGCGGGCATCACGCTGAAGACGTCCGCCGACCGGACCCGGTTCACCGACGCCGGCCGGGCGTTCCCGAACGGCACGTCCTGGGCGAACACGTACACCAACGGCGACGCGAACCTGTGGGCGCCGGACCTGTCGTACCACGCCGGTAAGTACTGGATGTTCTATTCGGCCTCCACGTTCGGCTCCAGCCGCTCGGCGATCTTCCTGGCCACCAGCGCCACCGGCGCGTCCGGCAGCTGGGCCAACAACGGTCTGGTCGTCGAGAGCACGACCAGCAGCAACTTCAACGCCATCGACCCGAACCTGATCGTCACGGCGTCGGGGGAGTGGTGGCTGAGCTTCGGATCGTTCTGGTCCGGGATCAAGATGGTCAAGCTGAACCCGTCGACCGGCAAGCGGGCGGACAGCACGATTCACCACCTCGCCGAACGGTTCGTGAACAGCAAGTCGGTCGAGGCGCCGGTGATCTTCTACCGGGGCGGCTACTACTACCTGTTCGTGGCGTTCGACTTCTGCTGCCGGGGCGCGTCCAGCACGTACCGGATCATGGTGGGCCGGTCCCGGTCGGTCACCGGGCCGTACGTGGACCGCGCGGGCACCGCGATGACGGCCGGCGGCGGGACCGAGATCCTCGCCTCGCACGACGCGATCTTCGGCCCGGGGCATCCCGCGGTTCTCGCCGACACCGACGCGGACGTGCTGGTCTACCACTACTACACCTCCTCGGGTGCCGCACGGCTCGGCATCAACCTGCTCGGCTGGGATTCGTCCGCCTGGCCGTACGTCTACTGA
- a CDS encoding alpha/beta fold hydrolase has protein sequence MSFVTTSDGTHIFFKDWGAGRPVVLSHGWPLNSDSWEAQALFLAENGFRVIAHDRRGHGRSTQTWHGNEMDTYADDLAALIEHLDLRDVTLVGFSTGGGEITRYIGRHGTARVAQAVLVSAVPPLMVRRDDNPDGVPIEVFDGIRAGSLADRSQLYHDLADGPFFGNNRPGVQISQGIRDAFWLQSMAAGHRNAYESIAAFSATDFRDDLAKFDVPTLVIHGDDDQVVPFEVGGKASAALVKDAELIVYPGAPHGITDTHKEQLGNDLLTFLRAYQA, from the coding sequence ATGAGCTTCGTGACCACCTCCGACGGAACGCACATCTTCTTCAAGGACTGGGGCGCCGGCCGGCCGGTCGTGCTCAGCCACGGCTGGCCGCTCAACTCGGACAGCTGGGAGGCGCAGGCCCTGTTCCTGGCCGAGAACGGCTTCCGGGTGATCGCGCACGACCGGCGCGGGCACGGCAGGTCCACCCAGACCTGGCACGGCAACGAGATGGACACGTACGCCGACGACCTCGCCGCGCTCATCGAGCACCTGGACCTGCGCGACGTCACGCTGGTCGGGTTCTCCACCGGCGGCGGCGAGATCACCCGATACATCGGACGGCACGGCACCGCCCGGGTCGCCCAGGCGGTGCTGGTCTCCGCGGTGCCGCCGCTGATGGTGCGCCGCGACGACAACCCGGACGGTGTGCCGATCGAGGTGTTCGACGGCATCCGGGCCGGTTCGCTCGCCGACCGCTCGCAGCTCTACCACGACCTCGCCGACGGGCCGTTCTTCGGCAACAACCGGCCCGGCGTGCAGATCTCGCAGGGCATCCGGGACGCCTTCTGGCTGCAGTCGATGGCGGCCGGGCACCGCAACGCGTACGAGTCGATCGCCGCTTTCTCGGCCACCGACTTCCGCGACGACCTCGCCAAGTTCGACGTGCCCACTCTGGTCATCCACGGCGACGACGACCAGGTCGTGCCGTTCGAGGTGGGCGGCAAGGCCTCGGCCGCGCTGGTCAAGGACGCCGAGCTGATCGTCTACCCGGGCGCGCCGCACGGCATCACCGACACCCACAAGGAACAGCTCGGCAACGACCTGCTGACGTTCCTGCGGGCCTATCAGGCCTGA
- a CDS encoding alpha/beta fold hydrolase produces the protein MSSPVSRRTVLAGTAAVAAAGAAVAASAAPAAAGGKGPKPTIVLVHGAFADATGWSEVIKRLTHDGYPVLAPPNPLRGVVSDSAYLASFLKTVPGPIVLVGHSYGGVVITNAATGNKNVKALVYVAAFAPAAGDTVVGLQNQFPGTELHLEQIDFRPYEIPGVKSVDGYVKKDVFRFIFAGDLPRSTTDIMWATQRPGDGGTLQEPSGDPAWAAIPSYFLVAREDKLIPPAAQRFMAQRAGSHVVEVKASHVAMISQPRITADLIRKAAR, from the coding sequence ATGTCTTCTCCCGTTTCCCGACGGACCGTCCTGGCCGGCACCGCTGCCGTGGCCGCCGCAGGCGCCGCGGTGGCCGCCAGTGCCGCACCGGCTGCGGCCGGCGGCAAGGGCCCGAAGCCCACGATCGTGCTGGTGCACGGCGCGTTCGCGGACGCCACCGGCTGGTCCGAGGTGATCAAGCGGCTCACCCACGACGGCTATCCCGTGCTGGCCCCGCCGAACCCGCTGCGCGGTGTCGTGTCCGACTCGGCGTACCTGGCCAGCTTCCTGAAGACCGTGCCCGGCCCGATCGTGCTGGTCGGCCACTCCTACGGCGGCGTGGTGATCACTAACGCCGCGACCGGCAACAAGAACGTGAAGGCCCTGGTGTACGTGGCCGCGTTCGCCCCGGCCGCCGGCGACACCGTGGTCGGCCTGCAGAACCAGTTCCCGGGCACCGAGCTGCACCTGGAGCAGATCGACTTCCGGCCCTACGAGATTCCGGGCGTCAAGAGCGTCGACGGGTACGTGAAGAAGGACGTGTTCCGGTTCATCTTCGCCGGTGACCTGCCGCGGTCCACGACCGACATCATGTGGGCGACCCAGCGGCCCGGTGACGGCGGCACCCTGCAGGAGCCGTCCGGGGACCCGGCCTGGGCGGCCATCCCGTCGTACTTCCTGGTCGCCCGCGAGGACAAGCTGATCCCGCCGGCCGCCCAGCGGTTCATGGCGCAGCGGGCCGGCTCGCACGTCGTCGAGGTGAAGGCCTCGCATGTCGCCATGATCTCCCAGCCCCGCATCACCGCCGATTTGATCCGGAAGGCCGCCCGATGA